Proteins co-encoded in one Capsicum annuum cultivar UCD-10X-F1 chromosome 9, UCD10Xv1.1, whole genome shotgun sequence genomic window:
- the LOC107841819 gene encoding MLO-like protein 1 isoform X1 — MSGGGEGEGSTLEFTPTWVVAAVCTVIVAISLAAERLIHYTGKYLKKKNQKPLYEALQKVKEELMLLGFISLLLTVLQGRIVKICVPKDVMMHLLPCSLSESSESEHLRRLLAEEVAAGGYCRAKHKVPLLSLEALHHLHIFIFVLAIVHVTFSLLTVVFGGAKIRQWKHWEDSIAKDNYETGHVLKPPVTHVQQHDFIRNRFVGMGKRSAIFGWLHSFFKQFYGSVSKSDYAALRLGFIMTHCKQNPKFNFYKYMIRALEDDFKTVVGISWYLWVFVVIFLFLNVNGWHTYFWIAFIPFVLLLAVGTKLEHVIIQLAHEVAEKHVAIEGELVVQPSDDHFWFNRPQIVLVLIHFILFQNAFEIAFFFWILVQYGFDSCIMGQVGFIVPRLVVGVIIQVLCSYSTLPLYALVTQMGTNFKKSIFDEHIQAGLLGWASKAKMKRGIKAATDGGSSTEGSTVGLQMLRMGRKESTPS; from the exons ATGAGTGGCGGTGGTGAAGGAGAAGGGTCCACATTGGAATTTACACCCACTTGGGTAGTTGCCGCTGTCTGCACCGTCATTGTTGCCATTTCTCTAGCCGCTGAGCGACTCATCCATTACACTGGAAAg tatttgaagaagaagaatcagAAGCCTTTATATGAAGCCCTACAGAAAGTTAAAGAAG AATTGATGCTTTTGGGGTTTATATCCCTGTTACTAACGGTGCTTCAAGGTCGCATAGTCAAGATTTGTGTGCCTAAAGATGTGATGATGCACTTACTTCCATGTTCATTATCTGAGTCCTCTGAATCAGAACATCTTCGGCGCCTTTTAGCTGAAGAAGTAGCTGCTGGTGGCTATTGCAGAGCAAAA CATAAGGTCCCATTACTCTCTCTTGAAGCGTTGCATCACCTTCACATTTTCATCTTTGTCCTTGCAATTGTTCATGTGACTTTCTCTCTTCTAACAGTTGTATTTGGAGGAGCCAAG ATACGTCAATGGAAGCACTGGGAGGACAGCATTGCAAAAGATAATTATGAGACAGGACATG TTTTAAAACCACCGGTCACACATGTCCAGCAGCACGATTTCATCAGGAACCGGTTTGTGGGTATGGGCAAACGGTCAGCCATTTTTGGTTGGTTG CACTCTTTCTTTAAGCAATTTTATGGTTCTGTCAGCAAGTCAGATTATGCTGCTCTACGTTTGGGGTTCATTATG ACACATTGCAAgcaaaatccaaaatttaatttttacaaaTATATGATTCGTGCTCTGGAAGATGATTTTAAGACTGTCGTAGGCATAAG TTGGTATCTCTGGGTATTTGTTGTCATCTTCTTGTTTCTGAATGTTAATG GTTGGCATACGTACTTCTGGATTGCATTCATTCCGTTTGTT CTTCTGCTTGCCGTTGGCACGAAGTTGGAGCATGTAATTATACAGTTAGCTCATGAGGTTGCTGAGAAACATGTCGCCATAGAGGGTGAGTTGGTGGTCCAACCTTCTGATGATCACTTCTGGTTCAACCGCCCTCAAATTGTCCTGGTCTTGATACACTTTATCCTCTTCCAAAATGCTTTCGAGATAGCATTCTTTTTCTGGATATTG GTGCAATATGGCTTTGATTCCTGCATAATGGGACAAGTTGGTTTCATTGTTCCTCGGCTTGTTGTAGG GGTCATAATTCAAGTGTTATGCAGCTATAGCACGTTGCCACTTTATGCACTTGTTACACAG ATGGGTACCAATTTCAAGAAGTCGATATTTGATGAGCATATTCAAGCTGGTCTTCTTGGTTGGGCTTCAAAAGCGAAAATGAAGAGGGGGATCAAGGCTGCTACCGATGGCGGAAGTTCAACTGAGGGTTCTACAGTAGGATTACAGATGTTACGAATGGGGCGAAAGGAATCCACCCCCAGCTAA
- the LOC107841819 gene encoding MLO-like protein 1 isoform X2 — translation MSGGGEGEGSTLEFTPTWVVAAVCTVIVAISLAAERLIHYTGKYLKKKNQKPLYEALQKVKEELMLLGFISLLLTVLQGRIVKICVPKDVMMHLLPCSLSESSESEHLRRLLAEEVAAGGYCRAKIRQWKHWEDSIAKDNYETGHVLKPPVTHVQQHDFIRNRFVGMGKRSAIFGWLHSFFKQFYGSVSKSDYAALRLGFIMTHCKQNPKFNFYKYMIRALEDDFKTVVGISWYLWVFVVIFLFLNVNGWHTYFWIAFIPFVLLLAVGTKLEHVIIQLAHEVAEKHVAIEGELVVQPSDDHFWFNRPQIVLVLIHFILFQNAFEIAFFFWILVQYGFDSCIMGQVGFIVPRLVVGVIIQVLCSYSTLPLYALVTQMGTNFKKSIFDEHIQAGLLGWASKAKMKRGIKAATDGGSSTEGSTVGLQMLRMGRKESTPS, via the exons ATGAGTGGCGGTGGTGAAGGAGAAGGGTCCACATTGGAATTTACACCCACTTGGGTAGTTGCCGCTGTCTGCACCGTCATTGTTGCCATTTCTCTAGCCGCTGAGCGACTCATCCATTACACTGGAAAg tatttgaagaagaagaatcagAAGCCTTTATATGAAGCCCTACAGAAAGTTAAAGAAG AATTGATGCTTTTGGGGTTTATATCCCTGTTACTAACGGTGCTTCAAGGTCGCATAGTCAAGATTTGTGTGCCTAAAGATGTGATGATGCACTTACTTCCATGTTCATTATCTGAGTCCTCTGAATCAGAACATCTTCGGCGCCTTTTAGCTGAAGAAGTAGCTGCTGGTGGCTATTGCAGAGCAAAA ATACGTCAATGGAAGCACTGGGAGGACAGCATTGCAAAAGATAATTATGAGACAGGACATG TTTTAAAACCACCGGTCACACATGTCCAGCAGCACGATTTCATCAGGAACCGGTTTGTGGGTATGGGCAAACGGTCAGCCATTTTTGGTTGGTTG CACTCTTTCTTTAAGCAATTTTATGGTTCTGTCAGCAAGTCAGATTATGCTGCTCTACGTTTGGGGTTCATTATG ACACATTGCAAgcaaaatccaaaatttaatttttacaaaTATATGATTCGTGCTCTGGAAGATGATTTTAAGACTGTCGTAGGCATAAG TTGGTATCTCTGGGTATTTGTTGTCATCTTCTTGTTTCTGAATGTTAATG GTTGGCATACGTACTTCTGGATTGCATTCATTCCGTTTGTT CTTCTGCTTGCCGTTGGCACGAAGTTGGAGCATGTAATTATACAGTTAGCTCATGAGGTTGCTGAGAAACATGTCGCCATAGAGGGTGAGTTGGTGGTCCAACCTTCTGATGATCACTTCTGGTTCAACCGCCCTCAAATTGTCCTGGTCTTGATACACTTTATCCTCTTCCAAAATGCTTTCGAGATAGCATTCTTTTTCTGGATATTG GTGCAATATGGCTTTGATTCCTGCATAATGGGACAAGTTGGTTTCATTGTTCCTCGGCTTGTTGTAGG GGTCATAATTCAAGTGTTATGCAGCTATAGCACGTTGCCACTTTATGCACTTGTTACACAG ATGGGTACCAATTTCAAGAAGTCGATATTTGATGAGCATATTCAAGCTGGTCTTCTTGGTTGGGCTTCAAAAGCGAAAATGAAGAGGGGGATCAAGGCTGCTACCGATGGCGGAAGTTCAACTGAGGGTTCTACAGTAGGATTACAGATGTTACGAATGGGGCGAAAGGAATCCACCCCCAGCTAA